One Nostoc punctiforme PCC 73102 DNA window includes the following coding sequences:
- the rph gene encoding ribonuclease PH, whose protein sequence is MAWQRPDGRLPYELRPISFYPSFTRFAPGSVLARCGDTQVLCTVSVNKGVPKFLEGTGKGWLTAEYRMLPSATQKRQERELLKLSGRTQEIQRLIGRSLRAAVDFEALGERTLTVDADVLQADAGTRTTAITGSFVALAHAISKLLQEGVLERSPLCGQVAAVSVGLLEAEPFLDLNYIEDVAATVDFNVVMDQHLGIIEVQGTAEEGSFSRTQLDQLLDVAQKGIQELLIAQREAIADWESLFVIN, encoded by the coding sequence ATGGCTTGGCAGCGTCCAGACGGTCGTCTTCCTTACGAACTACGTCCGATCAGCTTTTACCCCAGTTTCACCCGCTTTGCCCCCGGTTCTGTTCTCGCAAGATGCGGTGATACTCAGGTACTTTGTACTGTTAGCGTTAATAAGGGAGTTCCAAAGTTTCTTGAAGGAACTGGTAAAGGCTGGTTAACTGCTGAGTACCGAATGTTACCATCTGCTACCCAAAAACGCCAAGAAAGGGAATTATTGAAATTATCTGGACGGACGCAAGAAATTCAACGTTTAATTGGACGTAGCTTACGCGCAGCAGTTGATTTTGAGGCACTGGGAGAACGCACGCTGACTGTGGATGCCGATGTCTTGCAAGCAGATGCTGGAACTCGAACAACAGCGATTACAGGCTCGTTTGTGGCCTTGGCTCATGCGATTTCTAAATTGTTGCAAGAGGGCGTGTTAGAGCGATCGCCTTTGTGTGGACAGGTAGCAGCAGTTTCCGTAGGATTACTGGAAGCAGAGCCATTTTTAGATTTAAATTATATTGAAGATGTGGCTGCAACAGTAGATTTTAATGTGGTGATGGATCAACATTTGGGAATCATTGAAGTCCAGGGAACAGCCGAAGAAGGTAGCTTTAGTCGTACTCAGTTGGATCAACTGCTAGATGTCGCTCAAAAAGGAATTCAGGAATTGTTAATCGCCCAACGCGAAGCGATCGCTGATTGGGAATCATTGTTTGTGATTAATTAG
- a CDS encoding FHA domain-containing protein — translation MIVCPNCNHPNPDGAVQCEACYTPLPATTNCPSCGASVQADAAFCGQCGYNLHSAGVPHVHSGVATTVTPDVSVEVPPLVPPDPLLELLQPDALGMSGSTNSHPPSSSLPATEVAAPPVAPPEAAVIESSPPEAEPSVAVPVVSGQSIPTPPSLEPAPPSEAELPPPAAPAPTATVARTQLQQVIARLIHVQTDRLIELPQNLSVIHIGKPNDRIPPDIDVSGFPNSEVVSRIHADIRVEGDAHYVEDVGSSNGTYINNLPLLPGNRHRLRPGDRISLGKGDLMTFLFQLA, via the coding sequence ATGATCGTCTGCCCTAATTGCAATCATCCCAACCCTGATGGTGCTGTCCAATGTGAAGCTTGTTATACACCGTTACCCGCGACTACTAACTGTCCTAGTTGTGGGGCAAGTGTGCAGGCAGATGCTGCATTCTGTGGCCAGTGTGGCTATAACCTTCACTCCGCAGGAGTTCCACATGTTCATAGTGGGGTAGCTACAACAGTTACTCCCGATGTTTCTGTGGAAGTACCACCGTTAGTTCCACCCGATCCACTGTTAGAACTTTTACAACCAGATGCTTTGGGAATGAGCGGTTCTACTAACTCTCATCCTCCCAGTTCATCTTTACCAGCAACAGAGGTGGCAGCTCCCCCAGTAGCTCCGCCAGAGGCAGCTGTTATAGAAAGCAGCCCTCCAGAAGCAGAGCCAAGCGTCGCAGTACCCGTAGTTTCTGGACAAAGTATTCCTACTCCACCATCGTTGGAACCAGCGCCACCCTCTGAAGCTGAACTACCTCCACCAGCTGCACCAGCACCAACTGCAACCGTTGCCAGAACGCAATTGCAGCAGGTTATAGCGCGGTTAATCCACGTTCAAACCGATCGACTAATTGAATTGCCGCAAAATCTCTCTGTGATTCATATCGGCAAGCCCAATGACCGGATTCCTCCAGATATAGACGTTTCAGGATTTCCAAATTCAGAAGTTGTCTCGCGGATTCATGCAGATATTCGTGTTGAGGGAGACGCTCACTATGTAGAAGATGTGGGAAGTTCTAATGGCACTTACATTAATAACTTGCCCCTTTTACCAGGGAATCGTCATCGATTGCGACCAGGCGATCGCATCAGTTTGGGTAAAGGAGACTTAATGACATTTCTGTTTCAACTTGCTTAA
- the pgl gene encoding 6-phosphogluconolactonase, translating to MNKTVEVLPDQPTLVARALELILSKLDTAIEQRGRFTIALSGGSTPKPLYEAIANQKLPWDKINVFWGDERYVPPDHPDSNELMTRRAWLDRVDIPAANIHPVPTLEANPELAAAKYEQHLKEFFNSSGVEFPALDLVLLGMGDDAHTASLFPHTEALKVRDRLVTVGNKDGNPRISFTYPFINSALSVIFLVAGANKRPALAQVFAPVADDFAYPSRLIRPQGELWWLLDAAAGSELQH from the coding sequence ATGAACAAAACCGTTGAAGTTCTACCGGATCAGCCGACGCTGGTTGCACGAGCGCTAGAATTAATTCTGTCCAAGTTAGATACTGCCATTGAGCAACGAGGGAGGTTTACCATCGCCTTATCTGGCGGCAGTACACCTAAACCGTTATACGAAGCGATCGCTAATCAAAAACTGCCTTGGGATAAAATTAATGTATTCTGGGGGGATGAGCGTTACGTACCACCAGATCACCCCGATAGCAATGAACTGATGACGCGTCGTGCATGGCTAGATCGTGTTGATATCCCAGCAGCTAACATTCACCCCGTACCAACTTTAGAAGCCAATCCAGAACTCGCGGCTGCAAAGTATGAACAACATCTCAAAGAATTTTTCAATTCTTCTGGGGTCGAGTTTCCCGCGTTGGATCTAGTATTACTAGGAATGGGTGATGATGCACATACTGCATCTTTGTTTCCCCACACAGAGGCTCTCAAAGTACGCGATCGCCTGGTGACTGTGGGTAACAAAGACGGAAACCCCAGAATAAGTTTCACATACCCCTTCATCAACTCTGCTCTCAGTGTGATTTTTCTGGTTGCTGGTGCTAATAAACGCCCAGCTTTGGCACAAGTCTTTGCACCTGTCGCCGATGACTTCGCTTACCCATCCCGTTTGATTCGACCCCAAGGTGAACTTTGGTGGCTGCTGGATGCGGCAGCAGGTTCGGAACTTCAACATTAG
- a CDS encoding Rpn family recombination-promoting nuclease/putative transposase, which produces MTNPPNNSNSYRFDSVAVKEPKFEIDGVFLPPESDGAGVVYFCEVQFQKDEQLYERVWAESSLYFYRNRARFSDWQAVIIYPSRSIEQIDIHPHRSLLNGEQIHRVYLDELGDIRQLPIWVALMVLTTVDEEQAPEEARYLLTRTNQEELLPSSRAIIELITTIMVYRFEQLTQAEVESMLGITLKETRVYREIKEEGREEGREEATANLILRQLTKRFGELSEEIRSSISGLPLPVLEDLSEALLDFTSLVDLQVWLEAR; this is translated from the coding sequence TTGACAAATCCTCCAAATAATTCAAATAGCTATCGTTTTGATTCAGTCGCAGTCAAAGAACCGAAATTTGAAATTGATGGGGTATTTCTACCCCCTGAAAGCGATGGTGCTGGAGTTGTATATTTTTGCGAGGTTCAGTTCCAAAAAGATGAACAACTTTATGAAAGAGTATGGGCTGAATCTTCGTTATATTTCTACCGCAACCGTGCCAGATTTAGCGACTGGCAAGCAGTGATAATTTACCCGTCGCGCAGTATCGAACAAATCGATATTCATCCTCATCGTTCATTGCTGAACGGTGAACAAATACATCGGGTGTATTTAGATGAATTAGGGGATATTCGTCAATTACCTATATGGGTAGCGTTGATGGTATTAACTACAGTGGATGAAGAACAAGCGCCAGAAGAAGCAAGGTATTTATTAACAAGAACCAATCAAGAAGAGCTATTACCATCAAGTCGCGCCATAATTGAATTAATAACGACGATCATGGTGTACAGATTTGAACAATTAACTCAAGCGGAGGTAGAGTCTATGCTAGGAATCACGCTTAAGGAAACGCGAGTTTACCGAGAAATTAAGGAAGAAGGACGTGAGGAAGGACGTGAGGAAGCAACAGCTAATCTCATTCTCCGGCAATTGACTAAGCGATTTGGGGAACTTTCGGAAGAAATACGCTCCTCAATTTCTGGTTTACCTTTGCCTGTTCTGGAAGATTTGAGTGAAGCACTGTTAGATTTTACTAGTTTGGTCGATTTACAGGTTTGGCTAGAAGCGAGATGA
- a CDS encoding adenylate kinase family protein — MRLVILGGSGSGKSTQAQRLGRYFDIPLISTGEILREAISGDQPLPEFRWSEADPRTSLSVYASLSELGYHARPYIQKGELVPDEMIIDLIRIRLRQPDINCDWVLEGYPRTAFQAEELDFLLDDLGQKLDWAIYLQVPEAVMVSRSLGRSLPDDQPEIVQRRVELFYDRTIPILEYYDRRRCLLTINGDQSPDMVQQNILTLLSLP, encoded by the coding sequence GTGAGATTGGTGATTCTGGGAGGTTCAGGATCTGGGAAAAGCACTCAAGCGCAAAGGCTTGGCAGATACTTTGATATTCCTCTGATTTCTACAGGTGAGATTTTACGGGAAGCAATATCTGGCGATCAGCCACTGCCGGAATTTCGATGGTCGGAAGCCGATCCCCGAACTTCTCTTTCGGTTTACGCTAGTCTGAGTGAACTAGGTTATCACGCACGACCCTATATCCAAAAAGGGGAGTTAGTTCCAGACGAAATGATTATTGATTTGATCCGAATTCGCCTCAGACAACCAGATATTAACTGCGATTGGGTCTTAGAGGGTTATCCTCGTACTGCCTTCCAAGCTGAGGAATTAGATTTTTTATTGGACGATTTAGGGCAAAAGCTAGATTGGGCAATTTATCTCCAAGTTCCAGAGGCAGTGATGGTTAGTCGATCCTTGGGGCGATCGCTACCAGATGACCAACCCGAAATCGTGCAGCGCCGTGTAGAATTATTCTACGATCGCACCATTCCCATCCTAGAATATTACGACCGTCGTCGCTGCCTATTGACCATCAACGGCGACCAGTCACCAGATATGGTGCAGCAAAATATTTTGACTCTGCTTTCACTTCCTTAG
- a CDS encoding P-loop NTPase family protein → MVAQLETQSINSTLTLPYPVEGLVQVFTSSHRNFFTSVIAQSLRIAGQGTSVLIVQFLKGGIRQGHDRPIQLGQNLDWIRCDLPRCIDTPHLDDTENQALQKLWQYTQQVVCESKYSLVVLDELSLAINFGLIPETEVLAFLAKRPPHVDIILTGPEMPKSLLDVADQITEIRRSYRP, encoded by the coding sequence ATGGTTGCCCAGCTAGAAACTCAAAGCATCAATTCAACCCTTACCTTGCCATATCCAGTTGAAGGACTAGTGCAAGTTTTCACTAGCTCACATCGTAATTTTTTTACGAGTGTTATAGCTCAATCACTGAGAATAGCTGGACAAGGAACGTCAGTATTAATCGTGCAGTTCCTTAAAGGAGGTATTCGTCAAGGACACGATCGACCCATACAATTAGGACAAAATTTAGATTGGATTCGCTGTGATTTGCCTCGTTGTATCGATACACCACATTTAGACGATACGGAAAATCAAGCCTTACAAAAACTGTGGCAATATACACAACAAGTAGTATGTGAGAGTAAGTATTCTCTCGTGGTCTTAGATGAGTTAAGTTTGGCGATTAACTTTGGTTTAATTCCTGAAACCGAAGTTTTAGCGTTTCTGGCAAAACGCCCTCCCCACGTCGATATTATTCTCACAGGGCCAGAGATGCCTAAATCTCTCTTAGATGTAGCAGATCAGATTACAGAAATCCGTCGAAGTTATCGACCCTAA
- the dcd gene encoding dCTP deaminase, with product MAQQGLISPFEPSLIRKVQKDDSVAVQPVISYGLSSYGYDIRLSSAEFRIFRHIPGTIIDPKNFNPQNLEPTALHTDANGSYFILPAHSYGLGVALEKLEVPENITVICIGKSTYARCGIIANLTPAEATWRGHLTLEFSNSSSADCRIYANEGVVQLLFLEGEPCAISYEARQGKYQDQQEIVTLARI from the coding sequence ATGGCTCAACAGGGCTTGATTTCGCCCTTTGAGCCAAGCCTAATCCGAAAAGTGCAAAAAGATGATTCTGTAGCGGTTCAGCCTGTAATTAGCTATGGATTGTCTTCTTATGGGTACGATATACGCCTTTCCTCGGCTGAGTTCCGCATTTTTCGCCACATTCCCGGAACTATAATTGATCCCAAAAACTTTAATCCCCAAAATTTAGAGCCAACAGCGCTGCATACTGATGCCAATGGCAGTTATTTTATTTTACCTGCTCATTCCTATGGGCTTGGGGTGGCTCTAGAAAAGCTGGAGGTTCCTGAAAATATTACAGTAATTTGCATAGGTAAATCTACGTATGCAAGATGTGGCATAATTGCAAATTTAACCCCTGCTGAGGCTACATGGCGAGGTCATTTAACTTTAGAATTTTCTAATTCTTCTAGTGCTGACTGTCGCATTTACGCTAATGAAGGCGTGGTGCAATTGCTATTTTTAGAAGGTGAACCCTGCGCTATTAGTTATGAAGCACGCCAGGGAAAATATCAGGATCAGCAAGAAATTGTGACTTTGGCTCGTATTTAG